From one Catellatospora sp. IY07-71 genomic stretch:
- the infB gene encoding translation initiation factor IF-2, giving the protein MAGKARVHELAKELGVESKNVLAKLKEMGEFVKSASSTVEAPVARRLKDAFAAGGAAPAAPSAPSAPPAAAATPAATSESRVTARPAPPKKPSAPPVKPKAPVSMVPPTPVTKPASAHDIEVAAAEARASALKAEQEASVRAAQQAAKQREDSGRPDAPKPSFMPPRPGSSAAGTGARPAAPGGRPGAPGGDRRDGRPSGPRPDGGRDRGPRPEGGGREGRPATPGGGRPPRTGGNNPFGISQGGGAPSRPSPAGMPRPNPASMPPRPSPASMPPRPNPASMPSQRPARPGGGAGRPGGPGGGAGRPGGGGGGFRGGPGGGGGGGFRGGPGGGGGAGTGFRPGGGPGGGGGGFRGGPGGGTGGPPAGGAGRPGGGGAGGRGRGGGAAGAFGRGGGKSRGRKSKKQRRQEFDNLSAPTMSSGAPRGQGQQLRLPRGASLSDFADRINANPGSLVQEMFNLNIMVTATQSCTDDDLMLLGEHLGFDVQIVSPEDEDRELLARFNIDLDADVDEERLVSRPPVVTVMGHVDHGKTKLLDAIRSANVVEGEAGGITQHIGAYQVHVEHEGEDRAITFIDTPGHEAFTAMRARGAQATDIVVLVVAADDGVMPQTIEALNHAKAADVPIVVAVNKVDKPEANPGKVRQQLTEYGLVAEEYGGETMFVDISAKSRINIDGLLEAVLLTADASLELTAPIDGHAQGLAIEARLDKGRGPVATVLVQKGTLNVGDSIVAGNAYGRVRAMLDENGHPLSEAGPARPVMVLGLTAVPGAGDTFLAADDDRTVRQIAEQRQARKRAAEQASLRGRVSLENLLEKIKEGERTSLDLIIKGDVSGSVEALEDALVALPIPEEIQLRIIHRGVGAITENDVNLASASANSTAIIIGFNVRPMEQARDLADRAGVEIRYYTVIYQAIEEIEAALKGMLKPEYEEVALGSAEVREVFRSSKVGLIAGCIVRSGLLRRNAKARVVREGTVVAESASISSLKRFKDDATEVREGFECGLTLNGFGSLQVGDVIETFEMREKPRV; this is encoded by the coding sequence GTGGCAGGCAAGGCCCGCGTACACGAGCTTGCTAAGGAGCTCGGCGTCGAGAGCAAGAACGTTCTCGCCAAACTCAAGGAGATGGGCGAGTTCGTCAAGTCCGCGTCGAGCACCGTGGAAGCTCCCGTCGCACGACGGCTGAAGGACGCCTTCGCGGCAGGCGGGGCGGCTCCGGCCGCGCCCAGCGCGCCGTCGGCGCCCCCGGCGGCCGCGGCGACGCCGGCGGCGACCAGTGAATCCCGGGTGACGGCGCGTCCGGCACCCCCCAAGAAGCCCTCGGCCCCACCGGTGAAGCCGAAGGCACCCGTCTCGATGGTCCCGCCGACCCCGGTCACCAAGCCGGCGAGCGCGCACGACATCGAGGTCGCGGCGGCGGAGGCCCGTGCCTCGGCGCTGAAGGCCGAGCAGGAGGCTTCGGTCCGCGCGGCCCAGCAGGCGGCGAAGCAGCGTGAGGACAGCGGACGTCCGGACGCCCCGAAGCCCAGCTTCATGCCGCCCCGGCCCGGTTCGTCCGCGGCCGGCACCGGCGCGCGTCCGGCCGCGCCGGGCGGCCGTCCCGGTGCGCCCGGTGGCGACCGCCGCGACGGGCGTCCGTCCGGTCCGCGTCCCGACGGCGGCCGCGACCGCGGTCCGCGTCCCGAGGGCGGCGGCCGTGAGGGCCGTCCGGCCACGCCCGGTGGCGGCCGTCCGCCGCGCACCGGCGGCAACAACCCGTTCGGCATCTCGCAGGGCGGCGGCGCTCCTTCGCGTCCGTCCCCGGCTGGCATGCCACGTCCCAACCCGGCCTCCATGCCGCCGCGGCCCAGCCCGGCGTCGATGCCGCCGCGGCCCAACCCGGCCTCCATGCCCAGCCAGCGTCCGGCGCGTCCGGGCGGCGGCGCGGGCCGTCCGGGTGGTCCCGGCGGCGGTGCCGGTCGTCCCGGTGGCGGCGGCGGTGGCTTCCGCGGCGGTCCCGGTGGCGGCGGCGGTGGCGGCTTCCGCGGCGGTCCCGGTGGCGGCGGTGGCGCCGGCACGGGCTTCCGCCCCGGCGGTGGTCCCGGCGGTGGCGGTGGCGGCTTCCGCGGCGGTCCCGGTGGTGGCACCGGTGGCCCGCCGGCGGGCGGCGCGGGCCGTCCCGGTGGCGGCGGTGCCGGCGGCCGTGGCCGCGGTGGCGGCGCTGCGGGCGCGTTCGGTCGGGGCGGCGGCAAGTCGCGCGGCCGCAAGTCCAAGAAGCAGCGGCGTCAAGAGTTCGACAACCTGTCCGCGCCGACGATGTCCTCGGGTGCGCCCCGGGGCCAGGGTCAGCAGCTCCGGCTGCCGCGCGGTGCCTCGCTGTCGGACTTCGCCGACCGCATCAACGCCAACCCGGGCTCGCTCGTCCAGGAGATGTTCAACCTGAACATCATGGTGACGGCGACGCAGTCCTGCACCGACGACGACCTGATGCTGCTCGGTGAGCACCTCGGCTTCGACGTGCAGATCGTCAGCCCCGAGGACGAGGACCGCGAGCTGCTCGCGCGCTTCAACATCGACCTCGATGCCGACGTCGACGAGGAGCGCCTGGTCAGCCGTCCGCCGGTGGTGACCGTCATGGGTCACGTCGACCACGGTAAGACCAAGCTGCTCGACGCGATCCGCTCGGCCAACGTGGTCGAGGGCGAGGCCGGCGGCATCACCCAGCACATCGGCGCGTACCAGGTGCACGTCGAGCACGAGGGTGAGGACCGGGCGATCACGTTCATCGACACCCCGGGTCACGAGGCGTTCACCGCCATGCGTGCCCGTGGTGCGCAGGCCACCGACATCGTGGTGCTGGTGGTGGCGGCCGACGACGGCGTCATGCCGCAGACGATCGAGGCGCTCAACCACGCCAAGGCGGCCGACGTGCCGATCGTGGTCGCGGTGAACAAGGTCGACAAGCCGGAGGCCAACCCGGGCAAGGTGCGTCAGCAGCTGACCGAGTACGGCCTGGTCGCCGAGGAGTACGGCGGCGAGACCATGTTCGTGGACATCTCCGCCAAGAGCCGGATCAACATCGACGGCCTCCTGGAGGCGGTGCTGCTGACCGCGGACGCGTCGCTGGAGCTGACCGCTCCGATCGACGGGCACGCCCAGGGTCTGGCCATCGAGGCCCGGCTCGACAAGGGCCGCGGCCCGGTCGCGACGGTGCTGGTCCAGAAGGGCACGCTCAACGTCGGTGACTCGATCGTGGCGGGCAACGCCTACGGCCGCGTCCGGGCGATGCTGGACGAGAACGGTCACCCGCTGTCCGAGGCGGGCCCGGCCCGTCCGGTCATGGTGCTCGGTCTGACCGCGGTGCCGGGTGCGGGTGACACCTTCCTGGCCGCCGACGACGACCGGACCGTACGCCAGATCGCCGAGCAGCGGCAGGCCCGCAAGCGGGCGGCCGAGCAGGCGAGCCTGCGTGGCCGGGTGTCGCTGGAGAACCTGCTCGAGAAGATCAAGGAAGGCGAGCGCACCTCGCTGGACCTGATCATCAAGGGCGACGTCTCCGGTTCCGTCGAGGCCCTGGAGGACGCGCTGGTCGCGCTGCCCATCCCGGAGGAGATCCAGCTTCGGATCATCCACCGCGGCGTGGGTGCGATCACCGAGAACGACGTCAACCTGGCGTCCGCCTCGGCGAACTCGACCGCGATCATCATCGGCTTCAACGTTCGGCCGATGGAGCAGGCTCGCGATCTGGCCGACCGCGCCGGTGTGGAGATCCGTTACTACACGGTCATCTACCAGGCCATCGAGGAGATCGAGGCGGCCCTCAAGGGCATGCTCAAGCCGGAGTACGAGGAGGTCGCCCTGGGTTCGGCGGAGGTCCGCGAGGTCTTCCGTTCGTCCAAGGTGGGTCTCATCGCCGGTTGTATCGTCCGGTCGGGCCTGCTGCGCCGCAACGCCAAGGCGCGGGTGGTGCGCGAGGGCACGGTCGTGGCGGAGAGCGCCTCGATCAGCTCGCTCAAGCGGTTCAAGGACGACGCGACCGAGGTCCGTGAGGGCTTCGAGTGTGGTCTGACCCTGAACGGCTTCGGCAGCCTGCAGGTCGGCGACGTCATCGAGACCTTCGAGATGCGCGAGAAGCCGCGGGTGTGA
- a CDS encoding TRM11 family methyltransferase, with product MARYAVLVAPSANRVYTQSAPELTAAELAVFSERALGGRLEPAEVVELGGRPYLSFEVEDGRLAAEELRVLANLSSAYAIFEIVEGGLLRPLGEPPLDRFDDDLITIQKYAGKTNENFTQLLLNVTALATSWADQLLTRRFVVLDPVAGRGTTLNQALMYGWDAIGIELDGKDVEAYSAFLKTWLKNKRIKHTTEMAPLRREGKRIGRRFDARIGDVRDQPQHLSLFEADTTQTRGLLKGNSVDLVVADLPYGVVHGSRSAKGLARGPLELLEEALPGWLSLLRPGGALGVSWNTHVAPREDALDLLEEHGLEAVDYEGFEHRVDQAINRDILVARKV from the coding sequence GTGGCTAGGTATGCGGTGCTGGTGGCGCCGTCGGCTAACCGGGTTTACACGCAGTCGGCGCCGGAGTTGACGGCGGCGGAGCTGGCGGTGTTCTCCGAGCGGGCGCTGGGTGGGCGGCTGGAGCCGGCCGAGGTCGTGGAGCTGGGCGGGCGGCCGTACCTGTCGTTCGAGGTCGAGGACGGCCGGCTGGCGGCTGAGGAGCTGCGGGTGCTGGCGAACCTGTCGTCGGCGTACGCCATCTTCGAGATCGTCGAGGGCGGGCTGCTGCGGCCGCTCGGCGAGCCCCCGCTGGACCGGTTCGACGACGATCTGATCACCATCCAGAAGTACGCCGGCAAGACCAACGAGAACTTCACCCAGCTGCTGCTCAACGTGACCGCACTGGCCACCTCGTGGGCCGACCAGCTGCTCACCCGGCGCTTCGTGGTGCTCGACCCGGTCGCCGGGCGGGGCACCACGCTCAACCAGGCGCTGATGTACGGCTGGGACGCGATCGGCATCGAACTGGACGGCAAGGACGTCGAGGCGTACAGCGCCTTCCTGAAGACGTGGCTCAAGAACAAGCGGATCAAGCACACCACCGAGATGGCGCCGCTGCGGCGGGAGGGCAAGCGGATCGGCCGCCGCTTCGACGCCCGCATCGGCGACGTGCGCGACCAGCCCCAGCACCTGAGCCTGTTCGAGGCCGACACCACGCAGACGCGCGGCCTGCTCAAGGGCAACTCCGTGGACCTCGTGGTGGCCGACCTGCCCTACGGCGTGGTGCACGGCAGCCGCAGCGCCAAGGGGCTGGCCCGGGGGCCGCTGGAGCTGCTGGAGGAGGCGCTGCCGGGCTGGCTGTCCCTGCTGCGCCCCGGCGGCGCGCTGGGCGTGTCCTGGAACACCCACGTGGCCCCGCGCGAGGACGCCCTGGACCTGCTCGAGGAGCACGGCCTGGAGGCGGTCGACTACGAGGGCTTCGAGCACCGCGTCGACCAGGCCATCAACCGCGACATTCTGGTGGCCCGCAAGGTGTGA
- a CDS encoding DUF503 domain-containing protein produces the protein MHTGTTVFDLLLPGDSRSLKEKRSYVRPIIAALKKYEVAVAEVGALELHGRTEIGVAVVAADPAHVNEVLDQCERLVVGRPEVEVLSVRRRWYGDDD, from the coding sequence GTGCATACCGGAACTACCGTTTTCGACCTGTTGCTGCCGGGTGACTCCCGGTCGCTGAAGGAGAAGCGCTCGTACGTGCGCCCGATCATCGCGGCGCTGAAGAAGTACGAGGTCGCCGTGGCCGAGGTGGGGGCGCTCGAGCTGCACGGGCGCACCGAGATCGGGGTGGCCGTGGTCGCCGCCGACCCGGCGCACGTGAACGAGGTCCTCGACCAGTGCGAGCGCCTCGTGGTCGGCCGCCCCGAGGTCGAGGTGCTGTCCGTGCGGCGCCGCTGGTACGGCGACGACGATTAG
- the rbfA gene encoding 30S ribosome-binding factor RbfA encodes MADPAKVRKHAERVRELVASAVRSQIKDPRLGMITITDARITADLREATVFYTVLGDAEAQAGTAAALESAKGMLRGVVGRALGLRHSPSLAFVSDDVQEHVKHIDDLLAEAKQRDAQVQELAAGAEYAGDAQPYKVEDDEDAQDEDDEEEPALRAAAQR; translated from the coding sequence ATGGCTGATCCGGCCAAGGTACGCAAGCATGCCGAGCGGGTGCGTGAGCTCGTGGCATCGGCGGTACGTTCCCAGATCAAGGACCCCCGGCTCGGGATGATCACCATCACCGACGCCCGGATCACCGCCGACCTGCGCGAGGCCACGGTCTTCTACACGGTGCTCGGCGACGCGGAGGCCCAGGCGGGCACCGCCGCCGCGCTGGAGAGCGCCAAGGGCATGCTGCGCGGCGTGGTCGGCCGGGCGCTCGGCCTGCGCCACTCGCCCTCGCTGGCGTTCGTCTCCGACGACGTCCAGGAGCACGTCAAGCACATCGACGACCTGCTGGCCGAGGCGAAGCAGCGCGACGCCCAGGTGCAGGAGCTGGCCGCCGGCGCGGAGTACGCCGGCGACGCGCAGCCCTACAAGGTCGAGGACGACGAGGACGCGCAGGACGAGGACGACGAGGAGGAGCCTGCGCTGCGCGCGGCAGCCCAGCGGTGA
- a CDS encoding bifunctional oligoribonuclease/PAP phosphatase NrnA produces MNAATLAAGTTGRPTEQDWAAAVAAVRTGLRPGARVLLVCHVNPDGDALGSMLGFAQGLLRLGVTSLQCTFPGPLSVPAPLHMPAMDLLIPEADADPAPDLLVTFDAASESRLGSLVDRLETAAVSLVLDHHASNTGFGKVSLVDPYAAATSVVAAELLRRLDVPLDRPMAECLYIALVTDTGSFKFDLTTPEVHELAARLVATGIDVGGISRRIFDSRPFGAVRLFGEVMGRAQLEPEGAGGRGLVYAVATLDDLAKHEQPPYVLEALIDSVRCVSEADVALLLKQVAPQEWAVSMRSKGGADVSRVAVALGGGGHRLAAGFTGRGGAEEIIAAVRAELAAQA; encoded by the coding sequence GTGAACGCGGCGACGCTGGCGGCCGGGACCACCGGCCGCCCCACCGAGCAGGACTGGGCCGCGGCCGTCGCGGCCGTGCGCACGGGGCTGCGGCCGGGTGCGCGGGTGCTGCTGGTGTGCCACGTCAACCCCGACGGCGACGCGCTGGGCAGCATGCTCGGCTTCGCGCAGGGCCTGCTCCGGCTCGGCGTCACCTCGCTGCAGTGCACCTTCCCCGGCCCGCTGAGCGTGCCCGCGCCGCTGCACATGCCCGCGATGGACCTGCTCATCCCGGAGGCCGACGCCGACCCCGCGCCGGACCTGCTGGTGACCTTCGACGCGGCCAGCGAGTCGCGGCTCGGGTCGCTGGTGGACCGGCTGGAGACGGCCGCGGTCAGCCTGGTGCTCGACCACCACGCGTCGAACACCGGCTTCGGCAAGGTGTCGCTGGTCGACCCGTACGCCGCGGCCACCTCGGTGGTCGCCGCCGAGCTGCTGCGGCGGCTGGACGTGCCGCTGGACCGGCCCATGGCCGAGTGCCTCTACATCGCGCTGGTCACCGACACCGGCTCGTTCAAGTTCGACCTGACCACGCCCGAGGTGCACGAGCTGGCCGCGCGCCTGGTCGCCACCGGCATCGACGTCGGCGGCATCTCCCGGCGCATCTTCGACAGCCGCCCGTTCGGCGCGGTGCGCCTGTTCGGCGAGGTGATGGGCCGGGCCCAGCTGGAGCCCGAGGGGGCCGGCGGGCGCGGCCTGGTGTACGCCGTGGCCACACTCGACGACCTGGCCAAGCACGAGCAGCCGCCGTACGTGCTGGAGGCGCTGATCGACTCGGTGCGCTGCGTCTCCGAGGCCGACGTGGCGCTGCTGCTCAAGCAGGTCGCCCCGCAGGAGTGGGCGGTGTCCATGCGCAGCAAGGGCGGTGCGGACGTCAGCCGGGTCGCGGTCGCGCTCGGCGGCGGCGGGCACCGGCTGGCCGCCGGGTTCACCGGCCGCGGCGGCGCTGAGGAGATCATCGCCGCGGTGCGCGCGGAGCTGGCGGCGCAGGCCTGA
- a CDS encoding DUF6186 family protein gives MSLTRFLAIAGFVLAGVAVLAVEWAARRPGSRVPSIGDVAALVMRYDVGGLPVGRLAILGFWFWLGWHFLAR, from the coding sequence ATGAGCCTGACGCGGTTTCTTGCCATCGCCGGGTTCGTGCTGGCGGGGGTGGCGGTGCTGGCGGTGGAGTGGGCGGCGCGGCGGCCGGGTTCCCGGGTGCCCAGCATCGGGGACGTGGCGGCGCTGGTCATGCGGTATGACGTGGGTGGGCTGCCGGTGGGGCGGCTGGCGATCCTGGGGTTCTGGTTCTGGCTGGGGTGGCACTTTCTGGCTCGGTGA
- a CDS encoding MATE family efflux transporter, which yields MTAVRERAAASGYRRIAALALPALVVLAAEPLYVLVDTAVVGHLGRVPLAALGLAGTVLGLAVWLGNVLAYGTTGRAARRFGAGDRAGAVGEGVQASWLAVLAGLALVLAAQLCAGPLTRALSGNGPESAAVAAQAELWLRVACLGAPFILLAMAGNGWMRGVQDTRRPLYYVLGANLASAVLCPLLVYGLGWGMVGSAWANVAAQAASGGLFLRALRRERVPLAPDWAVLRRQLSVNGALLVRGAAFQACFLSAAAVAARFGAAALAAHQIALQLWFFSALVLDSVAIAAQSLVGAELGAGDTAAAKATARRITWLGGWCGVAFAVVLGASVTVLPALFVDDPAVWEQAALIWPWFAVLLPMGGIVFALDGVLIGAGDVAYLRNLTVVAAVVGFLPATWLAYALDLGLTGVWAGLTLFIVVRLVALLLRMRTGGWAVPSAEPRPA from the coding sequence GTGACGGCGGTGCGGGAACGCGCCGCCGCCAGTGGATACCGCAGGATCGCGGCGCTGGCGCTGCCCGCGCTGGTCGTGCTGGCCGCCGAGCCGCTGTACGTCCTGGTCGACACCGCCGTGGTGGGACACCTGGGCCGGGTGCCGCTGGCCGCGCTGGGCCTGGCCGGGACGGTGCTGGGGCTGGCGGTGTGGCTCGGCAACGTGCTCGCGTACGGCACCACGGGCCGCGCGGCGCGGCGCTTCGGGGCGGGTGACCGGGCGGGGGCGGTCGGCGAGGGCGTGCAGGCGTCCTGGCTGGCGGTGCTGGCCGGGCTGGCGCTGGTGCTCGCGGCACAGCTGTGCGCGGGGCCGCTGACCCGGGCGCTGTCCGGCAACGGGCCGGAGTCCGCGGCGGTCGCCGCGCAGGCCGAGCTGTGGCTGCGAGTGGCCTGCCTCGGCGCGCCGTTCATCCTGCTCGCGATGGCGGGCAACGGATGGATGCGGGGCGTGCAGGACACCCGCCGCCCGCTGTACTACGTGCTCGGGGCCAACCTCGCCTCGGCCGTGCTGTGCCCGCTGCTGGTGTACGGCCTCGGCTGGGGCATGGTCGGCTCCGCCTGGGCGAACGTGGCCGCGCAGGCTGCGTCCGGCGGCCTGTTCCTGCGCGCGCTGCGGCGCGAGCGGGTGCCGCTGGCCCCGGACTGGGCGGTGCTGCGCCGCCAGCTGTCCGTCAACGGTGCGCTGCTGGTGCGCGGCGCGGCGTTCCAGGCGTGCTTCCTGTCCGCGGCGGCGGTGGCGGCCCGGTTCGGCGCGGCGGCGCTGGCCGCGCACCAGATCGCGCTGCAGCTGTGGTTCTTCAGCGCGCTGGTGCTCGACTCGGTGGCGATCGCGGCGCAGTCGCTGGTCGGCGCGGAGCTGGGGGCGGGCGACACGGCCGCGGCGAAGGCGACCGCGCGGCGGATCACCTGGCTCGGCGGCTGGTGCGGGGTGGCGTTCGCGGTGGTGCTCGGCGCGAGCGTCACGGTGCTGCCCGCGCTGTTCGTCGACGATCCCGCGGTATGGGAGCAGGCGGCGCTGATCTGGCCGTGGTTCGCCGTGCTGCTGCCGATGGGCGGGATCGTGTTCGCGCTCGACGGGGTGCTCATCGGCGCGGGCGACGTGGCGTACCTGCGCAACCTGACCGTCGTCGCGGCCGTGGTGGGCTTCCTGCCGGCGACCTGGCTCGCGTACGCCCTCGACCTGGGCCTGACCGGGGTGTGGGCAGGGCTCACCCTGTTCATCGTGGTCCGGCTGGTGGCGCTGCTGCTGCGGATGCGCACCGGCGGCTGGGCCGTGCCGAGTGCGGAGCCGCGGCCCGCCTAG
- the truB gene encoding tRNA pseudouridine(55) synthase TruB: MTSHDVVARVRRIAGTRKVGHGGTLDPMATGVLVLGVGRATRLLTYVVGTDKVYRGTIRLGQATVTDDAEGDVTASTPAGHVTDEQIRAGLAVLIGEVDQVPSAVSAIKINGVRSYHRVRQGEQVELPARRVTISRIDVSRITRRDDVVDVEVEVACSSGTYIRAIARDLGAALGVGGHLTALRRTAVGGFTLAEAYPLEKLAELADPVALPLAQALGRAMPVRTVDAEAAKIVSHGGPLPAVGQAGPYGVVGPDGAALAVMSERGGRAKAEIVLVGGEQ; this comes from the coding sequence ATGACCTCGCACGACGTGGTCGCCCGGGTGCGCCGCATCGCCGGCACCCGCAAGGTCGGCCACGGCGGCACGCTGGACCCGATGGCGACGGGCGTGCTGGTGCTCGGCGTGGGCCGGGCCACCCGCCTGCTCACCTACGTCGTGGGCACGGACAAGGTCTACCGGGGCACCATCCGGCTGGGCCAGGCCACGGTCACCGACGACGCCGAGGGCGACGTCACCGCGAGCACGCCCGCGGGCCACGTCACCGACGAGCAGATCCGGGCCGGGCTGGCCGTGCTGATCGGCGAGGTCGACCAGGTGCCGTCCGCGGTCAGCGCCATCAAGATCAACGGGGTGCGCTCCTACCACCGGGTCCGGCAGGGCGAGCAGGTCGAGCTGCCCGCGCGGCGGGTGACCATCTCCCGGATCGACGTGTCCAGGATCACCCGGCGCGACGACGTGGTCGACGTCGAGGTGGAGGTGGCCTGCTCGTCGGGCACCTACATCCGCGCGATCGCCCGCGACCTGGGCGCCGCGCTGGGTGTCGGCGGTCACCTCACCGCGCTCCGGCGCACCGCCGTGGGCGGGTTCACCCTCGCCGAGGCGTACCCCCTCGAAAAGCTCGCGGAGCTCGCCGACCCGGTGGCGCTGCCGCTCGCGCAGGCCCTGGGCCGCGCCATGCCGGTGCGCACCGTCGACGCGGAGGCGGCGAAGATCGTGTCCCACGGCGGGCCGCTGCCCGCCGTCGGCCAGGCCGGGCCGTACGGTGTGGTGGGCCCGGACGGGGCCGCGCTCGCCGTCATGTCCGAGCGCGGCGGCCGGGCCAAGGCGGAGATCGTCCTGGTGGGAGGCGAGCAGTGA
- a CDS encoding bifunctional riboflavin kinase/FAD synthetase, giving the protein MQRWRGYDAAPGGWGRSVVTIGVFDGVHTGHQQTIGHTVKRARELGLPAVVLTFDPHPSEVVRPGSHPAVLTSPLRKAELIEGLGVDVLCVQPFTLEFSKLDADRFVHDVLVEHLHAALVVVGENFRFGHKAAGDVELLAKLGRTFGFAVESAPLVTGDGTIFSSTYVRACVDAGDIETAAAVLGRPHRLEGVVVRGDQRGREIGFPTANLMVAKYAAVPADGVYAAWLVRGNDRLPAAVSIGTNPTFSGQDRRVEAYVLDFTGDLYGERLALDFVSHLRPTLKFDGIPALVEAIEDDVARTRAVLGVPKP; this is encoded by the coding sequence ATGCAGCGCTGGCGGGGGTACGACGCGGCGCCCGGCGGGTGGGGCCGGTCGGTGGTGACCATCGGCGTCTTCGACGGCGTGCACACCGGGCACCAGCAGACCATCGGCCACACCGTGAAGCGGGCCCGGGAGCTGGGCCTGCCCGCCGTCGTGCTCACCTTCGACCCGCACCCGTCCGAGGTGGTGCGGCCCGGCTCGCACCCCGCCGTGCTCACCTCGCCGCTGCGCAAGGCCGAGCTGATCGAGGGCCTGGGCGTGGACGTGCTGTGCGTGCAGCCGTTCACGCTGGAGTTCTCGAAGCTCGACGCCGACCGGTTCGTGCACGACGTGCTCGTCGAGCACCTGCACGCGGCGCTGGTCGTGGTGGGGGAGAACTTCCGCTTCGGCCACAAGGCCGCCGGTGACGTGGAGCTGCTCGCGAAGCTGGGCCGCACGTTCGGCTTCGCCGTGGAGTCGGCGCCGCTGGTCACCGGTGACGGGACGATCTTCTCGTCGACGTACGTGCGGGCGTGCGTGGACGCCGGTGACATCGAGACGGCGGCGGCGGTGCTCGGCCGGCCGCACCGGCTGGAGGGCGTCGTGGTCCGCGGCGACCAGCGCGGGCGCGAGATCGGCTTCCCGACGGCGAACCTGATGGTGGCGAAGTACGCCGCCGTGCCCGCGGACGGGGTGTACGCGGCCTGGCTGGTGCGCGGCAACGACCGGCTGCCCGCCGCGGTGTCGATCGGCACCAACCCGACGTTCTCCGGGCAGGACCGCCGGGTCGAGGCCTATGTGCTCGACTTCACCGGCGACCTGTACGGCGAGCGCCTGGCCCTGGACTTCGTCAGCCACCTCCGCCCGACACTGAAGTTCGACGGCATCCCCGCCCTGGTCGAGGCGATCGAGGACGACGTCGCCCGCACGCGCGCGGTCCTGGGCGTGCCGAAGCCGTAG
- a CDS encoding Fic family protein translates to MNTPWREVEPLPMLNGAVSPVLLTVDSLRTAWERSIAQAPPAEFAEARQRSLRRHAIETGIIERLYDLDWGVTEALVAEGITAEVAAREGGVSDEAFDLMRDQLGALEYLVEAVRDGRDLSVFFVRELHQLITRHQPTYEARDALGRVVQVPLPQGEWKAQANHVRRPDGTMLEYTPPEHVPGQMDRLVELYKATEGAHPVVRAAWLHHRFICIHPFADGNGRVARALTLLVLLRERYAPLVVDRRNRPDYIAALDAANDGDLRPLVHLFAQLEIYSLRAELERPALTIAATSSAATIARAHVERLVDLGRIAGEGAAAGAATIADMLSRRITGQLDGIAGQVRTAFLALDPEAGARVDSETKPNWVNVYVKLVVLDKELYYYVTLRPVGSVGAVAVDVLAMYQYLDDGDVMVGTSLLGDLAPTDAAMVVAPGPAQEGGFAAVEELIERTFALAVDRFSRRLY, encoded by the coding sequence GTGAACACCCCGTGGCGTGAGGTCGAGCCGCTGCCGATGCTGAACGGCGCGGTGTCACCGGTGCTGCTCACGGTCGACTCGCTGCGCACGGCGTGGGAGCGGTCGATCGCGCAGGCGCCGCCGGCGGAGTTCGCCGAGGCCCGGCAGCGCAGCCTGCGCCGGCACGCTATCGAGACCGGCATCATCGAGCGGTTGTACGACCTCGACTGGGGAGTGACCGAGGCACTGGTCGCCGAGGGCATCACCGCTGAGGTCGCGGCCCGCGAGGGCGGGGTGAGCGACGAGGCGTTCGACCTCATGCGTGATCAGCTCGGGGCGTTGGAGTATCTGGTCGAGGCCGTCCGGGACGGGCGGGACCTGTCGGTGTTCTTCGTGCGCGAGCTGCACCAGCTCATCACGCGCCACCAGCCGACGTACGAGGCGCGCGACGCGCTCGGCCGGGTGGTCCAGGTTCCGCTGCCGCAGGGGGAGTGGAAGGCCCAGGCCAACCACGTCCGGCGGCCCGACGGCACCATGCTGGAGTACACGCCGCCGGAGCACGTGCCGGGACAGATGGACCGGCTGGTCGAGCTGTACAAAGCGACCGAGGGCGCGCACCCGGTGGTACGCGCGGCGTGGCTGCACCACCGGTTCATCTGCATCCACCCGTTCGCCGACGGCAACGGGCGGGTAGCTCGCGCCCTGACCCTCCTCGTGCTGCTGCGCGAACGCTACGCACCGCTGGTGGTGGACCGCCGCAACCGCCCCGACTACATCGCTGCCCTGGATGCCGCGAACGACGGCGACCTGCGCCCACTCGTCCATCTGTTCGCCCAGCTGGAGATCTACTCCCTGCGCGCCGAACTGGAACGGCCTGCGCTGACGATCGCGGCCACCAGCAGCGCGGCCACGATCGCCCGCGCCCACGTGGAACGGCTGGTAGATCTCGGGCGGATCGCCGGCGAGGGTGCCGCTGCCGGTGCGGCGACCATCGCGGACATGCTTTCCCGTCGCATCACCGGGCAGCTTGACGGCATCGCCGGTCAGGTGAGGACCGCCTTCTTGGCATTGGATCCGGAAGCCGGCGCGCGGGTCGACTCGGAGACGAAGCCGAACTGGGTGAACGTCTATGTGAAGCTGGTGGTGCTGGACAAGGAGCTGTACTACTACGTCACGCTGCGGCCCGTCGGCTCGGTCGGAGCCGTCGCGGTGGATGTCTTGGCCATGTACCAGTACCTGGACGACGGGGATGTGATGGTGGGGACGTCGCTCCTGGGTGATCTGGCTCCCACCGACGCTGCGATGGTCGTCGCTCCGGGCCCGGCGCAGGAGGGTGGCTTCGCCGCGGTCGAGGAGCTGATCGAGCGCACCTTCGCGCTCGCGGTCGACCGGTTCTCCCGGCGTCTCTACTAG